Part of the Paenibacillus sp. YPG26 genome, AATCCACGCTTATCAACCGTTTGATACGTGATTATAGTGATCTGGAGCAGGAACTGACCACTTCACGTTATCCGGGCACCACCCTGGACATGGTTAATATCCCGCTGGATGACGGACAGTATATTATTGATACGCCAGGGATTATGTATCCTTCACGCTATAGTGAACTCGTTGGACCAGGCGACCTGTCCGTCATTATGGCGGACAAGCCGCTCAAGCCTATCGTCTATCAGCTTAATGAGGGGCAGACCCTGTACTTCGGCGGATTCGGCCGCTTTGATTTCATTCAAGGTGACCATCAATCCTTCACCTGTTTTGTCAGCGGCAAGATGCCGATTCACCGTACGAAGCTGGAGAGGGCGGATGAGCTGTTCGAGAAGCATGCGGGTGAGATGTTATCTCCTCCGAACCGTGACGAGATTAACAAGCTGCCGGACTGGACAAGACATGAATTCCGGATTCCGCGGGGAGCCCGGAACGATATATTCATTTCCGGACTTGGCTGGATCAAGATTAATGGGGAGTCAGGCGCGGTGGTAGCCGTCCATGTACCGAAAGGGATTAAGGTGCTGCTACGTCCATCCTTGATCTAAGTAATGCAATGTCATGTGAAGTGAACCTTATGTTCAATTCATATATTTCGGGAGGTTGCCTTATGAGCAAGGAGATCGGTTATTCTTCAAGCGGACCGCTGTTATTAGGTGTAATGGGAGATCCCATTGCGCACTCCAAGTCTCCTGTTATGCATGAAGCGGCCTTACGCGCCGTCTCTTTGCCAGGAAGCTATGTGCCTCTGCACGTGAAGCCTGAGTATTTAACTCAGGCCATTGAGGGAGTAAGAGCGCTTGGATTTCGCGGAGTGAATGTGACGGTCCCGCACAAAGTGAACGTGATGGACCTTCTGGATGAACTCGATGAAGGAGCCCGCCGGATCGGCGCGGTGAATACCATTGTTAATAATAACGGTGTGCTTACCGGATACAATACGGACGGAATTGGTTATGTCCGGTCCTTGAAGGAAGAGGCTGTGCCTGATCTTAAGGGTAAGACGATTCTTGTCCTTGGAGCGGGAGGGGCAGCAAGAGGCATTATCCATGCACTTCTTCAAGAGTCGCCCGCACAGATCATTGTGGCGAACCGGACACCGGACACCGCCAAGCAGCTTGCCGGAGAATGGTCCGGGCTTGGGAATTTGATTGGTTGTGGGAATGACAGCATTGAAGCATCGTTGAAGAATGCCGATGTGCTGATCAATACCACCTCGGTCGGCATGCATCCGGCCGTAAGCGACATCCCGATGAATCCAGAGTGGATTCCGGAA contains:
- the yqeH gene encoding ribosome biogenesis GTPase YqeH encodes the protein MTEGPLIPEGRKCSGCGVKLQNEDVNKPGYLPVQALEREPVICQRCFRIKNYNESSSVTVEQDEFLRLLSQIGEKDALVIHIVDIFDFEGSVIGGLQRFVGANPVLLAVNKIDLLPKVTNWNKLLNWVQKQAKELGLRTQDIIFCSAKQNKGFDRLLEAVEQYRGDRDVYVVGATNVGKSTLINRLIRDYSDLEQELTTSRYPGTTLDMVNIPLDDGQYIIDTPGIMYPSRYSELVGPGDLSVIMADKPLKPIVYQLNEGQTLYFGGFGRFDFIQGDHQSFTCFVSGKMPIHRTKLERADELFEKHAGEMLSPPNRDEINKLPDWTRHEFRIPRGARNDIFISGLGWIKINGESGAVVAVHVPKGIKVLLRPSLI
- a CDS encoding shikimate dehydrogenase; protein product: MSKEIGYSSSGPLLLGVMGDPIAHSKSPVMHEAALRAVSLPGSYVPLHVKPEYLTQAIEGVRALGFRGVNVTVPHKVNVMDLLDELDEGARRIGAVNTIVNNNGVLTGYNTDGIGYVRSLKEEAVPDLKGKTILVLGAGGAARGIIHALLQESPAQIIVANRTPDTAKQLAGEWSGLGNLIGCGNDSIEASLKNADVLINTTSVGMHPAVSDIPMNPEWIPEGIVVSDLIYNPLQTELLRQAEARGCRTHSGLGMFIYQGAYAFEYWTGLEAPVVLMREAVLRSLQGTL